Sequence from the Acomys russatus chromosome 12, mAcoRus1.1, whole genome shotgun sequence genome:
CTCATTTTCAATGAATAGAAATTGTCTTGGTTTTAGAACAGTGTCTATACAGCATataagacagacagatggattcAGGAATGGCTCTATATCCTACCCCGCCACGCCGACCTCCCCATAGCAGAGCTCCAGGTGTGTTCCTATCACCTGGCAGAGCTCAGCATCCCAAGGTACTTACATCCTTCCCAGGGTCTCCTGGCCTTCCCGAGATGCCATCTCTACCTGGAAGACCCTGATGTGGGGGAAAGGGGAAACTAACATGAGACTCTCACCTGCAAAGAACATTAAACCCCAGAATGTGTTGCGGGAGACTCAGAGGAGGGGATCTATTCCCAGAGGAGGGTCTGTCTACAGGAGGACAGAGCTCCAGGCACTCTTGGGAAGCACCAGGCTTCAAGTATCACCCCTTCAAGACTTTGGCTTCACCAGAGCTTTCTGCACACAGCTGCAAGGCATAAGAGCTGCCTGGGAACAGCCCTGGTACCCAATCCAGCACAGGCTTCCCTCCCAGGCACACAGTGCAAGGCTTGGGAGATAGTTCTGCTGGCCTCACGGCCTCTGCAGTTCATGGGAGCTGCAGCTGGCGAGGTATGAATGATgtgagaatcagttttcttcccTGAGCATGGAAGATCTCTGAGTATGGATCACTGTACCATGGGGCCGATGTCACCCGTCTCTCCTTTGGGTCCTCTCTGTTGGCTGTCCCGTCCTGAGTCACCCTGAAAACAACAGGGGTTGGGAAATGACTCCCATATGAGTAAAGCCATGGCCATTAGAATTCTTAGTAATAGATTGAAGGGCAGGCTCTCAGCAGCAGTCTTTGAGCCATGCTCTGTCCACGTGACACCCACAGCCTAACCATGGCCCCAGCAGGGTGGCACAAGTCCCTCCCTACTGAGGACACTCAGCCTCACATGCCATCCTCTACCACAGAGGTAGGTGACCTGCAGAACAGGCCATGTCAGTAGTGGTCCTTTACTTAAAGGGGTTACAAAGCCATGAACTAGAGAGCTACACAGGGTCATTTTCTAAGGCAAATGCTGTGTCCAGAGGTCATTTCAGGAAGACCCTGGGACACAGCAGCTACCAAGTTACTTGTAAATGCCTGCTGTACTGGAAACAAAATATCTCCAATGACCCTCAAAATTGAAAGTAAATGATAAATCTCATGTTTTTATCAGCAGGTTTTAAAGCAATTTCAAAATGTGAACAACTCATGTCTTCTTCTCCCATAAGCCTCCTCCCTATGAAATCCGCAACAAAGAACTCTCTCTTACCGGGTCGCCTCGAATCCCaacatctcctctctctcctttgtctccttTGGGTCCTTTGTCACCCTAAGTCAATCACACAGTGGGCGTTTAAAATTAGACATTTCTggtaggatttttcttttttttttttttttgacgagTACTTTAGCAAGCATTTGAGATTTATGACATGATGCCCCATGAGATGCATGCAGGTGTGGGATGGTTGCTATGGTGAAAGAAACGATTGTCTCTATTGTCCCATTCAAATGCTCTTCTGTCCAGAATCTCTAATACATAGATGTTTATTATCCACAACCCTCGGGCTGTACCTTAGACCTCTATATCACTCATCAAAATGACACTTCCTCTCTTTTAAGGCTCATCAGAACACCTGTTGCCACTTTCCCACTTAGTgtgaagctgaaaaaaaatcacttctttaCCAAGATTTCTTtgtaagtatgtatatgtgtctatctgtgtgtgtggacCTGAGTGCCATATTTGCAGAGGATGGGGGGgcaccatatcccctggaggaaGAGTTAGGAGGCATTATGTAACTTACATCCAACCTGAGGCTAGGAGCTGACCCGGGGTTCTCTGTAACACTAATATATggctttaatcactgagccatatccccagttCCCAAATCATGTCAAAATATTGCTCACAAATGCTTCCTGGAGATCCGCTCAGTGCCAGGCATTGGGCATTCCTTTATAACAGAACAAACTCAGTCTGACCCTGTGCGACATGCTTTCCAACAAGGAAATGGCATAGAaggtgttacagctgtgaggagATGCCACTCACATTCTACCAGGAAAACTGTGGAAAACATCCTAGCTGGGCCCTGGAGAAGGTGCTATGCACCCCACCCCGGAACAGTGAGAAGAGAGCACACCTACCCTTCTTCCAGCACTCCCCTTTTCTCCAGATGAACCAGGCAACCCCTTGTCTCCCTGTAAAGACAGTAAGAGTGGGTCATGCCATGTGATGACAGCTCCAACAAGCTGTTGGTGATGGGGACCTCAGGAACAGGAGCAGTTAGGACTTGGGACATAAAGTCACTTACATCTTCCCCATCCAGGCCATCCAAGCCGATCTCTCCCAATTCGCCCTGAGAAGAAGGAGGCACAGTGAGCAGGACAAGCTATCCCAGCAAGGGGAAATAAACGTATCGGGGGAGTTCTcattacaacaaacaaacattagTACCTTCTCTCCTGGGAATCCTCGAGAACCCTGGAAGGTAAGGGGACAGAGGAAACGTGAGTGACACAGGGCCAGTCCCTCTGGACAGAAGCCAAGGGACATCCCTTCACCTGCGTCTGAATGGCCCTGGGTCTGAGGAGTCTATACTAAACATGCATTctggcttgcttcctctctcACCACCAAGAGAGATGTTGTAAATAATTTTGCCTGCAGATGAACACTTGAGTGGCCTTTCTTTCTGGAACTATGCTAGCCTTTCCCTGCCACCCCTCCTCTGACCCTTCCCTGCCACCCCTGCTCTCCTCCATGTCAGCAAGCCGCTGACCCTGGCATCTTATGCCCCTCATTCCTTCACTTTCCTTCCCTTGCTCCTCCCAGGGCCCAGCCAGCCTGTTGCCCCTCATGACTGGCTTCTGGCTATTCAATATTTCCACAGGAAGTTACTTCCCCACTAAGGCTCCCTTCCAGCCATAGCCTATGTTCTGGACTCCTGACCCACTAATGCTGAGCTGCCTTCAGTTAGAGACCCTGGCTACTGGGCACTAAGAATGGAGAAAGCCCAGCAGGCTACCCTCCCTCCCAAGGCACAAGAAGTTGTATGCTCCCTGCATGCTCTGTCCTGACTCTTCTACACCCCCAAATCCATATGGTACCTTGACTCCTCTCTGGCCGGGGCAGCCCTGGAAACCTTGTGTACCATTCACGCCAGGTGGACCTCGCTCACcctgtaaagaaaacaaaggcatgtTGCAAGCCGGGGTACCTTGTCCTGTCCATCTCAGAGAATGCCATACAGCACACAGAGGGTGTCTCTGTAACCAGACTACATGTGCCAACATCCTCAGTCCCCCAGCTCCAGGCTGAGCAAGAACTCGAAGCTTCAGGGGCAGGGGTGTAGGCTCTGGGATGGTTACAGCACCCAGCAAGGAAAATGGCTAAGTGCTTTAGAAAATCACTTTCCTCCTGATGAGAAAGCCCCTGGCCATCAGACAGGTTACAACCCCCACTATTCAGTCCCCACATGGGAAGAACAAAAGCCAGTAAAACCTTGAGGGACAGAGTAGCTTCTACTTACAGGTCCACCCTCATCACCCGGGTAGCCTCGGTAGCCATCTTCCCCGGAGATACCCTGAAAAGAAGCACATGAGTTCCCATGTCACTTGTGTCCTGCATAAAGCATCTCAGGGTCCCTTCACTCTGTAGAGCTGTGCTGACACTCAGCATGGCAGTAGTTATTGCCCAGAGCTGACCATGTTCCCATTCGCTCTCTATTCAGGGATGACTCTTTCCATTTGGGATATCTCAGgctctttcttttccaagacagctGGTACCATTCCTTCAAGGCAAACGCTAAGGGTCCCACTGGCCCACATCGCGAGTCTGCCAGTGGGTATGCACGGATTTTCACAGTTTGATGAAATGATAAACCCAGATGTCAAAGAGCAGATTGTCCCATCCAGTGGGAGAGGGGCATGTGGCAGGTGCTTGAACCATCTCCATCACCAGCAACACACGCCATGCAGACACCAGTCTGAGAGCAATACCTTGGAGGCCAGCATTGGTAATATGGCCagtgtcttcctccctctctcatgtCCATCCACAGTATTGGAGAAGTCACCCAGCCAAGTAGTGTCATAGCATGAACTCTAGCCTGAGGTGTGAAGACTACAACTGCCTTACCTTTGGCCCGATGCTGCCAATGGGCCCTCTATCCCCCCTCTCTCCAGAGCACTTGCATGGAACCCCACAGCAAGCTTTCTCCGCAATGTTGTCCTGTcaaggaaaaaagtaaataaatatcaaggggagaaaacagaaaataccaGAGTGTTGGTATCAGTCCTGATCTGCCCCACGTGAGATGAAGCCACCTAATGCCATTCCCTCTAAGGCTGGCTGCAGCTGAGGACTCAGCTCTCAGCATAGGGTGGGAAGTTACTGGTGGAAGAGAAAAGAGTAGCTGACTATGATCGTTCTTATCCACAGTGTCCTAGACTAGGTTCAGCTTCCAGAAGTTTCCAATACAAACATTCAAGGTCAGATTTTTCAGGATAACCTCTGTGGTGATGTGAAAAGTTTGGTCCCcagagactcatgtgtttgaatgcttggccatatgGAGTGGCACTActgagaggtgtggccttgtcacagtaggtgtagccttgttggaggaagtgtgccattgtgggtgtgagctttgaggtctcctatgcgcAATCTATGCCCAGTAGCACAgtctcctccctgctgcctgtagatcaagatgtagaactcttagctctttctccaacaccatgtctgccttcacgATGCCATGTTTCCCACTATGATGATAAACTTCTGAACTTGTAAGcgagccccaattaaatgttcccctttacaagagttgccttggtcatggtatctcttcacatcAATGAAACCCTAATGATTAATATAACCTCCATATGTCCAAAACTCAAATATAAAATCTAACCAACACATTGAAGCTGCCTAAGATTGAAGAAACTCAtggccttccttcctctgagccACTGTCAGAATCATGGAAATCTGTACTTGCCTGGAGGAGTCCCTGGAGCAGCCATGGGTGGGCGGCAtgtggggctctgggctctgagcCATGACCTGGGTCACCAGTCACCTCTGCATCCCTCGTTCACCTAGCCCTGGGGGCCTTACTTACCCTAAACACATTGCCACCACAGAACTATCTCTGATCATGTGCACTCTCTGGCAATgagtgtaagactgagacctttaGAGCAATCTCTAGTCTATTCCTGGAGTCCCTACTGAGAGATGAGTCCGTTGTTGATGCAAACGCATAGGAATTTATAGAGCCAACGCGATGGGGTCTGCTAAGATCTTTCGAGTTGgagaccctgagaagcagaggcatgggtcttttataggttttagacaaagaaatgagttttacagtatgtgattggttgaagcagtcacaggggcgCTAGGAGCTTTTTTAgttgggaggggtaagtacattcctgGGAAAGTGGAACTTTTAAACACAAGCTATAACACAAACTTGCTGTCCTTGGGACAAGCTGGACTCTCCAAGCTGATAAGATTTACAGACATTGGTCTTAATGGAGGTCCTTAAGGAACGTGGCCTGGTTCCTTCAATGAGCTTCCTATAACCTTCATTTTTCTCCTCAGTTCCAGGCTGAGCCTGTTTCTACCCACTGAAAGAAGTGGAGAGGAAGAAGTGGCAACGCTGGCCCCTCCCACTCTTACAGTATTAGCCACTGAGGATCACTAACCATGCCCCTTACCCGACTCCCCATCCCAAGAGGCAACTGCTCTCACTGAGAGAAGCCCGGAAGCATTTCTCTACCCCGGAGTGGCCTTGGTCTCTCTTTCAGGGTATATTCTTAATtcaatcatgaaaaaaaaaaggcagatattACATCCAGGACTCATACTGCAATAAGCAGGCCACAAGTGAATCTAATGATAGAACCATTCACTCCTCTCAGACACCAGGCCACCAAGACATCGGCCTTTGCTGTCTTGAGAGGCAAATATCTAagactgtgtctgtgtgcgcgtgtgtgtgtgcgcatgcgcgtgcgcgtgcaGGCGTGGGCGCAGCAACAAAGACTCACGAGCTGCTCTGCTAGTTCATAATCTAAGTCGAGCAAGTTGAGTCTCAGGGGCCTGTCGTACATGAAGCCGCGCCCAAACTCCAGCTTCATCAGCCGATCCAGGTTTGCCACACGTTCAAGGCCCACCAGGATCAGGGATCGGACACCTGGGAGAAAAGAACCGTTTAATACATCTCGCCTGGGCATTAGAGCACTGGGTTTCATTTTCCTGACTCTGTTGTCagattattgttattgttgttgttgttcaattaatatttatttatttttggagggaggatacaagtgccacatacacatgtggcagtcagaggactactttcaggaatcagtttctccttctaccctgtgggtccCTGGAAACGAAACTCAGGTTAACTGGCTAGGAGGTGGTTGTCTaaatttacccactgagccatctctctaaaccatcttgttctttgtgtgtgtgtgtgtgtgtgtgtgtgtgtgtgtgtgtgtgtgtgtgttcctgggaaTTAAACCATCAAACTGGCAACAGGAGGTATGCATGCTATACATATGTTCTTCAACTGAGATAGATCctcagcgctctctctctctctctttctctctctctctctctctctctctctctctctctctctctctctctctcctctcctctcccaccccctctgtacttttaaagaaaatttcacagTAAAATTTTGCTATAATCCACACATGTTTAATGAAACCAGTTTGCTTCTTGGAAGAGTTGGTATACTGAACTCTTCTGAGTGACTGAAGTGACACATGTGAGGTATATGACCTTTGACCCCGCAGACCCAGGAGGGTAGTCAGTGTTTGCtgttttgtgggttcttctttcttccacccttcgccactccttttcttccaccctttcaaccccctaacactaggtaagagagaaaaaaggatagagaggaaaagaaagagattccTGATAAAGTCAGGGCCAGAAAGGGGATGACATTACTGTTAGCCTACTTCCTGGTGATTAGGGGTGTCACGTTCCTTggagcaagtttgatctttgtcTTCAgggtatctaatttcttcttgttgttatttcttctttgcaCGTGACTACGTAACAAACCAtgaccaacaacaaccaacaacctaCCAACAATTAACCAACAAGTGCCCCTGAACggccaccaaccaccaaccatgcctctcagggccctagcatgTACATactctctgaaaagttcccagaattccaatcGACATACAACTGCAGatactaactgcagctggcaaacatCACACCTCTGCTcaagcacgaggcaaatcacagtcagctgctgcgaAGCAGCCCCGTAGGCCCcatgcctgggattaaaatgaaaacataaacatattcttataatatctctgtgctttttaaagaaaccaaaaattccaAAACTGTCACTACACAGGGAGTGTGTTGTGGGGAGAACTGAAGTATTATTAGTGAAACTAAAATCAGGTCACAGCAGTGTCCTTGCCACTGTGTGTGGAAAAATAAGCTAAAAACTAGAGTGTACTTaggtgggtctggagagatgggacAAATGGTTCAAAGGACCccaattcagttcccagtacccacaatgggtggctcacaactgtctgtaacttcagttccaagggattcagTGTCCTTCTCTTACCTCTGAGGGCATCTACATatactacacacaaacacacacacacacacacacacacacacaacctttatTTAAAGACAATGTGATGTGCTTGGATAGCTCTGCTTTCTTGActtctaaatcagtggttctcagccttcctttaACACAGCTCGTCATGGTGTGGTggctcccccaaccataaaattattttcattgctacctcataactcttatttttctactgttatgaattgcaatgtagatatctgatatgcagggtgtCTGATAtgccacccctgtgaaagggtcctcaGTCCCCCAAAAGGAtcacggcccacaggttgagagccactgttctagaGTCTTGGCCACTGGCAACCACTTGAGAGTCAGCACAGGGGCATTCCAAAGTTCACTGACCGAGCAATGCTACTCATGCAGCTATTGGCAAGACTGCTTGATAAGTGcttgtgtggtttattttatattagttatgtgtgtatgaatttgaGTGATTGGTGTTGGCTGTGTTACATTAACTTAGTGGTCCAAATACTAAATAACTGCAAACTGATGGTATAATGACTTTCTACTCAGGTGGATGTCCCCCTAGGTGAAGGTGTCTTTGAAGCTGGTCCAGCAGGGCTAGGACGTGACACCAAAGCTGTCCCTGACTCAGAAGTAGCCTTAGTACCCTTATATTACAGGCCAAGCAGGGGTGAAGGGTCAGGGTGGCAGGACAAGAGCCTCTGGCTGCCCTCACTCCATGACTCCATTGACAGACCTCTCTCAGCAATGTGGCCAGGCTGCCTTGGGCATGGGAGTTTGGAGGGGGATGTTTACTTCTCACACCAAGGAAGCCTGACACCTACCTTCTTGCCGGAGTTCCTCAGATGCTCTGTGTAGGTCATCCAGGTCTCCATCCACTCCGTCCGTGAAGTGAATGACTACCTGTAAGCAAGGAAGGCGTCAAGGCTCGCCCATAATGCCAGGGAGCATCACAGACAATCAGAAGGGAACTGAGGGGTCCTGCTGAGTTCATGTTCCTCATCTATAGTTGGAGAGACTGGAGGCCAAGGTCAAGGGCACTGTGCTGTCCATGTGTAACACACAGGAATGTGCATCCGTGTTtgatttatctttaaaaactacAAGCAACAATGACAATAAAAGTAGTTTGTTGTATTCTCATACTAGTGAGATACAATTCctaaaaattgtgtgtatgtgtgtgcatgcgcatacaTGCGTGTGTTGAAATTCCGATTTCTGGTACCTTAGGCTATGACTGCACTTTTGGGCAGGAGCTTAAAGAAGTAACTAAGCTGAATAAGATGGCTGGGTGACCCCTAACTAGTCTGACTGGTGACCTCCTGGGAGAAGATGACTGAGCCACAAGCAGCCAGAGGGATGCCCATGCGAGGACCCAGGGAGAAAGCTGGCATTTACAACTCAAGCGGAGGGGAGTCAGGGCAAAGCAGCCTTGCCCAGGTCTTAGCATAGGCCTTCTAGGCTCCAGCACAGTGAGGAAGAAATTCTTGTGGTTGAAGGCACTGTgcctgtggtgttttgtttggcATCCTTTGAGAAGAAATACAGCATGGGTGCATATaatatgacgtgtgtgtgtgtgtgtgtgtgtgtgtgtgtgtgtgtgtgtgtgtgttatatttcaGTATGTGGTAAGTATGGTAAGCGTTATGTGTTTATGTGGCgtggaggtgtgtgtatgtgtgcatgatgtgtgtttgtgtgtgtatgtgtttgtgcatagtGGTGATGGAATATGTTTTGTACATGTGcagtgtggtgtgatgtgtgtatgtgtgtgtgttatatgtatgtgtggtatggaagtgtgtgcatgtgtgtatgatgtgggcttgtgtgtgtgtggtgtgtgtgtgtg
This genomic interval carries:
- the LOC127196079 gene encoding collagen alpha-3(VI) chain-like → MPRRDVLNGSFLPGVRSLILVGLERVANLDRLMKLEFGRGFMYDRPLRLNLLDLDYELAEQLDNIAEKACCGVPCKCSGERGDRGPIGSIGPKGISGEDGYRGYPGDEGGPGERGPPGVNGTQGFQGCPGQRGVKGSRGFPGEKGELGEIGLDGLDGEDGDKGLPGSSGEKGSAGRRGDKGPKGDKGERGDVGIRGDPGDSGRDSQQRGPKGETGDIGPMGLPGRDGISGRPGDPGKDGGFGRRGPPGAKVRHWTGMACLLSYSDFQKTPGHSQPGEILILSLANSVQNP